In a genomic window of Telopea speciosissima isolate NSW1024214 ecotype Mountain lineage chromosome 5, Tspe_v1, whole genome shotgun sequence:
- the LOC122663261 gene encoding UDP-glycosyltransferase 1-like yields the protein MTLKFPLTISSLPVLRHLPPSSICPPLTTYTQSFKDIPTTHLHIPGLPPILASHMPQPLLDRTNSAYHYFLQLATQLPKAHGIIVNTFESLEPRALKAIADGLPVYSIGPMTANAEDRTHASDNDLGFAAECLSWLDSQPSQSVVFLCFGSRREFSTTQVKEIAIGLEKSGHRFLWVVRGRDDSDLGLLLPEGFLDRTRERGMVVKSWAPQAAVLNRESVAGFVTHCGWNSILEAVCAGVPMIAWPLYAEQHLNRVILVEEMKVAMTMEEGEDGLVSAVEIEKRVRTLMDSEEGAMLREKSRQMREKALAVWEERGSSVAALDRLAELWKGR from the coding sequence ATGACCTTAAAGTTCCCACTtactatttcttctcttccgGTGCTTCGGCACTTGCCTCCATCCTCTATTTGCCCACCACTGACGACCTATACCCAAAGCTTCAAGGATATCCCAACAACTCACCTTCACATTCCCGGGTTACCACCGATTCTTGCCTCCCACATGCCTCAGCCTCTACTCGACCGAACCAACTCGGCCTACCATTACTTCCTTCAACTAGCAACCCAGCTCCCCAAGGCACACGGAATTATAGTTAACACATTTGAATCCCTTGAGCCAAGAGCTCTCAAAGCTATTGCTGATGGGTTGCCGGTTTATAGCATCGGACCTATGACAGCCAATGCTGAGGATCGAACTCATGCTAGTGATAATGATTTGGGATTTGCGGCTGAGTGTTTATCATGGCTCGACTCGCAACCGAGTCAGAGCGTTGTATTCTTGTGTTTCGGAAGTCGACGCGAGTTCTCCACGACTCAAGTGAAGGAGATTGCTATAGGATTAGAGAAGAGCGGTCACAGGTTCTTGTGGGTGGTGCGCGGCCGAGATGATTCTGATTTAGGTTTGTTGCTGCCAGAAGGATTTCTGGATCGGACTAGAGAGAGGGGTATGGTGGTGAAGTCATGGGCACCACAAGCTGCGGTGCTGAATCGGGAATCGGTGGCTGGGTTCGTAACTCACTGTGGGTGGAACTCAATATTGGAAGCGGTGTGTGCAGGGGTGCCTATGATAGCATGGCCTCTATATGCAGAGCAGCATCTGAACAGGGTTATATTGGTGGAAGAGATGAAGGTGGCAATGACCATGGAGGAAGGTGAAGATGGGCTGGTGAGTGCAGTAGAAATTGAGAAGCGAGTGAGAACGTTGATGGACTCGGAAGAAGGCGCAATGCTCAGAGAAAAGAGTAGACAAATGAGAGAGAAGGCCTTGGCTGTATGGGAAGAGAGGGGCTCTTCTGTTGCGGCCCTTGACCGATTGGCCGAGTTATGGAAGGGAAGATAA
- the LOC122663262 gene encoding UDP-glycosyltransferase 88F3-like has translation MQDTIVLYPAPGMGHIVPMVKLGKLILRHCHYLSVAVLLTTSPHEPSATTSYTSHVTRTTPSLTFHRFPPLSTPQDTSPIRSRTAMAFEFIRLNTPNVLNALQSISTTSTIKALVIDMFCTSALHVASDLNIPTYYFYTSGAAALAAFLYLPTIHNQNTQSFKDLTDTYFHFPSLPPIRASHMPEPILDRDDPAYHDFIYFTAHLPKSRGILTNTFEALEPKAIKVIAEGACVPDTPTPPVYYIGPLVADDDGRAEDGDGAGTAECLSWLDAQPSRSVVFLCFGSRGTFSAAQLKEIAIGLERSGQRFLWVVRSPPLTDEEVRTRSSSRHGEPDLDALLPEGFLGRTKDKGLVVKTWAPQVEVLNRESVGGFVTHCGWNSVLEAVCAGLPMVAWPLYAEQHLNRAVLVEDMKLAMPMDQAEDGFVNADEVEKRIRALMDSEEGRKLRDWSGKMRKEAAAAWVEGGTSRVAFTKFTESWKQN, from the coding sequence ATGCAAGACACCATAGTGCTCTACCCAGCCCCAGGCATGGGACATATCGTCCCAATGGTGAAGCTGGGCAAGCTAATCCTCCGCCACTGCCACTACCTATCCGTCGCAGTCCTCCTCACCACCAGCCCTCACGAACCTTCGGCCACCACCTCTTACACCAGCCACGTCACGCGAACCACCCCTTCTCTCACTTTCCACCGCTTCCCACCTCTTTCCACACCCCAAGACACATCTCCCATCCGCAGCCGCACAGCCATGGCTTTCGAATTCATTCGCCTCAACACCCCAAACGTCCTCAACGCCCTCCAATCCATCTCCACAACCTCAACCATCAAAGCCCTCGTCATCGACATGTTTTGCACCTCAGCCCTTCACGTCGCCTCTGATCTTAACATCCCCACTTACTACTTCTACACCTCCGGTGCAGCCGCTCTCGCAGCCTTCCTTTACTTGCCCACCATTCACAACCAGAATACCCAAAGCTTCAAGGACCTCACCGACACTTATTTCCATTTCCCAAGCTTGCCCCCTATCCGGGCATCTCACATGCCTGAACCCATCCTCGACCGAGATGACCCGGCCTATCATGATTTCATTTACTTCACTGCTCACCTCCCCAAGTCCAGGGGAATTTTAACAAACACCTTTGAGGCGTTAGAGCCGAAAGCAATCAAAGTGATCGCTGAAGGGGCTTGCGTACCTGACACTCCGACCCCCCCTGTTTACTACATCGGTCCATTGGTTGCTGACGATGATGGTCGGGCTGAGGATGGAGATGGTGCCGGCACGGCCGAGTGCTTGTCATGGCTAGATGCGCAACCGAGTCGAAGCGTCGTGTTCTTGTGCTTCGGCAGCCGAGGGACCTTTTCTGCTGCGCAGTTGAAGGAGATTGCTATTGGGTTGGAGAGAAGCGGGCAGAGATTCTTGTGGGTGGTCCGGAGTCCGCCGTTAACGGATGAGGAAGTGAGAACCAGGAGCTCTTCGAGACATGGGGAACCCGATTTGGATGCTCTGTTGCCGGAAGGGTTCTTAGGTCGAACCAAGGATAAAGGATTAGTGGTGAAGACATGGGCGCCGCAAGTTGAGGTGCTGAATCGGGAATCGGTGGGTGGGTTCGTGACTCACTGCGGATGGAACTCGGTGTTGGAAGCGGTGTGTGCAGGATTGCCAATGGTGGCATGGCCACTGTATGCAGAGCAGCATCTGAATAGGGCGGTTTTAGTGGAGGATATGAAGCTGGCGATGCCGATGGATCAGGCGGAGGATGGGTTTGTGAATGCTGACGAGGTAGAGAAACGGATCAGAGCGTTGATGGACtcggaagaagggagaaaactCAGAGATTGGAGTGGGAAGATGAGAAAGGAAGCCGCAGCTGCGTGGGTAGAGGGTGGGACGTCTCGTGTTGCCTTTACAAAATTTACTGAGTCATGGAAACAAAATTGA